A segment of the Candidatus Poribacteria bacterium genome:
TTATCAGGAATCCTGCGGGTTGGAAGAAGAATTGACGAGGATTTGATGGAAGAAATCGAGGAGATTTTAATCCAGTCAGATGTAGGCGTTGATACCACCTTGACTTTAATGGATAACGTCAGAGAAAGGGTGAAGTCAGAGGGGTTAAGCGATTCTTCAGAGTTGGCATCCGTCCTAAAATCGGAAATTCTCAATTTGCTTGGAGAGGATATACCGTTGGAAATTAAGGATGAGAAACCGTATACGATTTTAGTATTGGGTGTGAACGGTGCGGGCAAAACGACGACGATTGGCAAACTTGCCAGGCGCTTTACTACGAATGGGCACAGCGTGCTTGTTGCCGCGGGTGATACGTTCCGTGCAGCAGCGGAAGATCAACTTGGTATTTGGTGTGAACGTGCTGGTGCAGAACTTATTCGAGGCGGCGAAAATGCTGAACCCGCCTCTGTCATTTTCGATGCAATTCACGCGGCGAAGCATCGCGATGCGGATGTACTCATTGTAGACACTGCTGGCAGACTACATACCAAAAAACCGCTGATGGATGAATTGTCGAAGATTGGACGTGTGATGGGACGAGCGCACATCGGTGCCCCGCATGAGGTACTGCTTGTCGTTGATGGGACGGTTGGTCAAAATGCCCTAATGCAGGCGAAAATTTTTAATGATGCGGTGCCAATTACAGGGGTAGTCGTTACAAAACTTGATGGCACTGCGAAAGGGGGGATCGTCATTGCGGTGAATTCGGAAATCGGCGCGCCTGTCAAACTCATCGGTATTGGTGAGAAACTCGACGATTTGCGGGATTTCGCAGGTGCGGATTTCGTTGAAGCACTCTTCGCAGATGAAACAGCAGACGCTTAAAATATGTCGAATACTGTCGTCCACATGAGGGTGTTTTGAAACCTTTTGCCTTACCTACATCGTAAAGGTATGCACGCTGGATAAGCGCGCATCCCTTTGTTTGTTCTTAGGTGTCTGTTTCTCGCAGGTAAGGACTGAGGTGTTTTCGAAGATTACGATGCGCATGGAGCAGGTGGGCTTTGACTGTTCCATCGGATCGTCCAACGGTAGCCGCAATATCTTTAAGCGATAACCCGTCCCAATGTCGTAAAATAAAGATTTGCCGCTGTTTTGGCGGTAGCCGACGGACTGCTTTCCGAATATGGGCTCTCAACTCCTTATTTTCGATTGCTTTTGCTGGGGATTCTGAGCGCGGATCTGGGATATTGGACATCGGCAGTTCCTCGGATTCGTCGATATCGTACAAGAGTACTTCCGATCTCGCTTTTTTCCGTAGGAAATCGATACAGAGATTCACCGTGATTCGGTAAAGCCAACTGTAAAACTGACACTGGCTCTTGAAATCGCCTAATCCTTGATATGCGCGTATAAAAGCGTCTTGTGTCAGGTCCGATGCGTCTTCAGGGTTTGGGACGAAGCGTTGTACCAAACGATAGGTGCGTTTTTGGTAGCGGGTAAAGAGCATATCAAATGCGGCGGTGTCGCCTTGTTGAAATCGCTCAATTAGTTCAACATCCTCGTTACATTCTGGAGGGATGCTTTCTGGGCTTTGGGATTGCATTTTCTCCTCTGAGCGTCATTGACCGGGAAAGTGGTTTCTATGCTTTCAGCGAAGTCTGCTATACAAACGTCGCTAAACCGTCATCAGAAACGCAAATGGTCATTGACAAAATGGAAATCACTGATTCGTTTGTTTATGGACACTGCGAAACCAACGTTTATATCTCTGACTGTCTTGAACCATCTGTTGTAGGACGATTAAGTCCTCGTCTTCTTCGG
Coding sequences within it:
- the ftsY gene encoding signal recognition particle-docking protein FtsY — translated: MLRNLFKGSDKSHDESDAVDEQRNWFDRLKSGLTKTRDQFLSQLSGILRVGRRIDEDLMEEIEEILIQSDVGVDTTLTLMDNVRERVKSEGLSDSSELASVLKSEILNLLGEDIPLEIKDEKPYTILVLGVNGAGKTTTIGKLARRFTTNGHSVLVAAGDTFRAAAEDQLGIWCERAGAELIRGGENAEPASVIFDAIHAAKHRDADVLIVDTAGRLHTKKPLMDELSKIGRVMGRAHIGAPHEVLLVVDGTVGQNALMQAKIFNDAVPITGVVVTKLDGTAKGGIVIAVNSEIGAPVKLIGIGEKLDDLRDFAGADFVEALFADETADA
- a CDS encoding sigma-70 family RNA polymerase sigma factor; this encodes MQSQSPESIPPECNEDVELIERFQQGDTAAFDMLFTRYQKRTYRLVQRFVPNPEDASDLTQDAFIRAYQGLGDFKSQCQFYSWLYRITVNLCIDFLRKKARSEVLLYDIDESEELPMSNIPDPRSESPAKAIENKELRAHIRKAVRRLPPKQRQIFILRHWDGLSLKDIAATVGRSDGTVKAHLLHAHRNLRKHLSPYLRETDT